A portion of the Hymenobacter gelipurpurascens genome contains these proteins:
- a CDS encoding class I fructose-bisphosphate aldolase encodes MASITENLSAETAPLLAHECSTIPKEQLHAPGPDFMDRCFLPSSRPPQVLRSLGQLYNHGRLSGTGYLSILPVDQGIEHTAGASFGPNPLYFDPENIIKLAVEGGCNAVATTFGTFGTVARRYAHKIPFLVKINHNELLTYPNKYDQILFGSVEEAWNLGATAVGATVYFGSEESGRQLQEVAHAFERAHELGMATVLWCYTRNNAFKTQDKDFHVSADLTGQANHLGVTIGADIIKQKLPENNGGFSTLKFGKTHPAMYDKLATDHPIDLTRYQVANCYMGRIGLINSGGESLGAGDRDAAIRTAIINKRAGGQGLISGRKAFQRPFAEGVDLLHVIQDVYLDKAITLA; translated from the coding sequence ATGGCTTCTATCACGGAAAATCTTTCGGCCGAAACGGCTCCCCTCTTAGCGCACGAGTGCAGCACCATTCCCAAAGAGCAGCTCCACGCGCCCGGCCCCGATTTCATGGACCGGTGCTTCCTTCCCTCCAGCCGACCGCCGCAGGTGTTGCGCAGCCTAGGCCAGTTATACAACCACGGCCGCCTCAGTGGCACCGGCTACCTCAGCATTCTGCCCGTCGATCAAGGTATTGAGCACACGGCCGGCGCTTCCTTTGGTCCAAATCCCCTGTACTTCGATCCGGAAAACATCATCAAACTAGCAGTAGAAGGTGGTTGCAATGCCGTAGCTACCACGTTCGGTACCTTCGGGACGGTGGCGCGGCGCTATGCCCACAAAATTCCGTTTCTGGTGAAAATTAACCACAACGAGTTGCTGACGTACCCCAATAAGTACGACCAGATCTTGTTCGGCTCGGTGGAAGAGGCCTGGAACCTGGGCGCAACGGCCGTAGGAGCCACTGTTTATTTCGGCTCGGAAGAATCGGGGAGGCAGCTGCAGGAAGTAGCCCACGCCTTTGAGCGTGCCCACGAGCTGGGCATGGCCACGGTGCTCTGGTGCTACACGCGCAACAACGCCTTCAAAACCCAGGACAAAGATTTTCACGTTTCCGCCGACCTTACCGGGCAGGCCAACCACCTGGGCGTCACCATTGGGGCCGATATCATCAAGCAGAAGCTGCCCGAAAACAACGGCGGCTTCAGCACCCTGAAATTCGGCAAAACGCACCCTGCCATGTACGACAAGCTCGCCACCGACCACCCCATCGACCTGACGCGCTACCAAGTGGCTAACTGCTATATGGGCCGCATCGGGCTCATCAACTCCGGCGGCGAAAGCCTGGGCGCCGGCGACCGGGATGCCGCCATCCGGACGGCCATCATTAATAAGCGCGCCGGCGGCCAGGGCCTGATTTCGGGTCGGAAAGCCTTTCAGCGGCCTTTCGCGGAAGGCGTTGATTTGCTGCACGTCATTCAAGATGTGTACCTGGATAAGGCTATTACCCTGGCCTAG
- a CDS encoding OmpA family protein, translating into MKKFSSLALCALLAATALPGCVASKKYDDLKARQAATEQAKADIERQQRQAVSELKKTTDELAELRLQARRLVDDSTETGRNLRRTRQLNTQLTDSYDKLLKNSDRTIADKNADYNKIAKDLARREAELGELDTNLKKSRADIDKLTADLTAREARLAELQKALAQKDKAVNDLKASVSNALRGFKGTDLEVKMKDGKVYVSLSEQLLFKTGSTKVDPKGQEALKQLAAALQNQPDVNVVVEGHTDNVAFTRPTAAMQDNWDLSVLRATEIARLLTTGGIQPQRVTASGRSQYVPVAPNDSPANKALNRRTEIILTPKLDELFKILDTNSSSGQ; encoded by the coding sequence GTGAAAAAATTTTCTTCTCTGGCTCTCTGCGCTCTGCTGGCTGCCACGGCGCTGCCGGGCTGCGTAGCTTCCAAAAAATACGACGACCTCAAGGCTCGCCAAGCTGCCACCGAGCAGGCCAAAGCCGATATCGAGCGCCAGCAGCGCCAGGCCGTTTCGGAGCTAAAAAAGACCACTGATGAGCTGGCTGAGCTGCGCCTGCAGGCGCGCCGCCTAGTAGACGACTCTACCGAAACCGGCCGTAACCTGCGCCGCACCCGCCAGCTCAACACGCAGCTCACCGATAGCTACGACAAGCTGCTGAAGAACTCCGACCGCACCATTGCCGATAAAAACGCCGACTATAACAAGATAGCCAAAGACCTGGCCCGCCGCGAGGCCGAGCTGGGCGAGCTGGATACCAACCTGAAAAAGAGCCGCGCCGATATCGATAAGCTCACCGCCGACCTCACGGCCCGCGAGGCTCGCCTGGCGGAGCTGCAGAAAGCGCTGGCCCAGAAAGACAAGGCCGTGAACGACCTGAAAGCCAGCGTAAGCAACGCGCTGCGCGGCTTCAAAGGCACCGACTTAGAGGTGAAGATGAAGGACGGCAAAGTGTACGTGTCGCTTTCGGAGCAGCTGCTGTTCAAAACGGGTTCAACTAAAGTAGACCCCAAAGGCCAAGAGGCTTTGAAGCAGCTAGCCGCCGCCCTCCAGAACCAGCCCGATGTGAACGTGGTAGTAGAAGGCCACACCGATAACGTAGCCTTCACGCGGCCTACCGCGGCCATGCAAGACAACTGGGACCTGAGCGTGCTGCGCGCCACCGAAATTGCGCGTCTGCTCACTACGGGCGGCATTCAGCCTCAGCGAGTAACGGCCTCGGGCCGCTCCCAGTACGTGCCTGTAGCGCCCAACGACTCGCCTGCCAACAAGGCCCTGAACCGTCGCACCGAAATCATTCTGACGCCAAAGCTCGACGAGCTGTTCAAGATTCTCGACACGAACTCCTCGAGCGGACAATAG
- a CDS encoding TonB-dependent receptor — protein MQKLLLFPAVAFALVSQAQAQNTTVTGRVVDSNGTAQPGVTILERGTSNGTSTDASGRFSLSVPPTATLVISAVGSATQQIPLNGRSTIDVRLVDNETALNEVVVTGSRASEGRSNIQTTSPVDVISAREIKVFAQTDVSQILTYIAPSFQSSRQAISDGTDHVDPASLRGLGPDQVLVLVNGKRRHSSALVNINGTVGRGSVGTDLNTIPNASIKRIEVLRDGAAAQYGSDAIAGVINIQLKDDTTGVQASTTIGETYKGDGELYQADANVGIGLNGRGYLDLSGQFSNRSYTNRTGEDTAPLIYLGGNSGNYPSSANTEQLRRNLKAQDDALVAQNSYYRKNLRLGQSEARNYGGFLNFGYKVLPAIGLEAYATAGAMQRTGKAAGFYRLPNQITQTDATLYPNGFLPFINTLINDQSIITGLRARALGFDIDLSNTFGRNEIRFDISNTLNASLPVGLSPTNFYAGTIAFRQNTSNLNFTRRFTNVAALSTLNVAFGAEYRDDNYQIRAGERGSYENYGRIITPGTPPTFAAAGAQVFPGYQPSDALNRSRHNVAGYVDLESDITENFLVGIAGRAEDYSDFGSNVSGKLAARYNILPDFAVRGALSNGFRAPSLQQRYFTNTSTQFVQGAPNQVLTVSNDDQIVRNGFTSGGTGQQGFGVAALKQEKSTNYSLGLTARILKSGTVTVDAYQIDIKDRIVLSSQFSRANATVNQILGTLPVSQVQFFANAVNTRTRGIDIVANQRMLLGPGNLSLTVAANFNETEVRKVNSSPTIDADQTGLQNTLFDRQQRGRLETAQPRSKINLTAGYSLGIFSVEARTVRFGAVQYKDARLGSPAGNPNFLYSSIDQTFSAKWITDLTLSAQVSKQIGLTIGANNIFNVYPDKFKVDPRNSATNFSVDPLLNYNSSLDNTNRGRTIYNPNQFGYNGGFYFARLIVNLPTSN, from the coding sequence ATGCAGAAACTTCTACTTTTCCCCGCAGTAGCCTTTGCTCTCGTGAGTCAGGCGCAGGCCCAAAACACCACCGTAACGGGGCGGGTGGTGGATAGCAATGGCACCGCCCAACCCGGCGTGACGATCTTGGAACGCGGCACTTCCAACGGAACCAGTACCGATGCCAGCGGCCGGTTTAGTTTGAGCGTTCCACCTACCGCTACGCTGGTTATTTCGGCCGTAGGTTCTGCTACCCAGCAAATTCCGCTGAATGGACGCAGCACGATTGATGTGCGGCTGGTGGACAACGAAACGGCCCTGAATGAAGTGGTGGTAACGGGCTCCCGGGCCTCGGAAGGCCGCTCCAATATTCAAACCACTTCGCCGGTCGATGTTATTTCGGCCCGCGAAATCAAGGTCTTTGCCCAAACCGATGTTTCGCAGATTCTGACGTACATCGCGCCGTCGTTTCAGTCGTCGCGGCAAGCTATTTCCGATGGCACCGACCACGTAGACCCGGCTTCGTTGCGCGGCCTGGGTCCCGACCAGGTGCTGGTGCTGGTGAACGGCAAGCGGCGGCATTCGTCGGCGCTGGTGAACATCAATGGCACCGTGGGGCGCGGTTCCGTGGGTACCGACCTGAACACGATTCCGAATGCCTCCATCAAGCGCATTGAGGTGCTCCGTGATGGAGCGGCGGCCCAATACGGCTCCGATGCTATTGCGGGCGTTATCAACATCCAGCTGAAAGACGACACTACCGGCGTGCAGGCCAGCACTACCATCGGCGAAACGTATAAAGGCGACGGCGAGCTGTACCAGGCCGACGCCAACGTGGGCATTGGCCTGAACGGACGCGGCTACCTCGACCTGAGCGGGCAGTTCAGCAACCGCAGCTACACCAATCGTACCGGCGAGGATACGGCCCCGCTCATTTACCTGGGCGGCAATAGCGGCAACTACCCAAGCAGCGCCAATACCGAGCAGCTTCGGCGTAACCTGAAAGCCCAGGATGATGCGCTGGTGGCCCAGAACAGCTACTACCGCAAAAACCTGCGCCTAGGCCAGTCGGAGGCGCGCAACTACGGCGGCTTCCTGAACTTCGGCTACAAGGTGCTGCCCGCCATAGGCCTAGAGGCCTATGCGACGGCCGGCGCCATGCAGCGCACGGGCAAAGCGGCTGGTTTCTACCGCCTGCCCAACCAAATTACCCAGACCGACGCCACGCTCTACCCAAATGGCTTTCTTCCCTTCATCAACACCCTGATTAATGATCAGTCGATTATTACGGGGCTCCGGGCGCGGGCTTTGGGGTTTGATATTGACCTGAGCAACACCTTCGGGCGCAACGAAATACGGTTTGATATCAGCAACACGCTCAATGCGTCGTTGCCCGTAGGTCTGAGCCCCACCAACTTCTACGCCGGTACCATTGCGTTTCGGCAGAACACCAGCAACCTGAACTTCACGCGGCGCTTTACCAACGTAGCTGCCCTGAGCACGCTCAACGTGGCTTTCGGGGCAGAGTACCGCGACGATAACTACCAGATTCGGGCTGGCGAGCGGGGCTCTTATGAGAACTATGGCCGCATCATTACGCCGGGAACCCCGCCTACGTTTGCTGCCGCCGGCGCCCAGGTTTTCCCCGGTTATCAACCTTCCGATGCCCTGAACCGCTCCCGCCACAACGTAGCGGGCTATGTAGATCTGGAAAGCGACATCACGGAAAACTTTCTGGTAGGCATAGCCGGCCGCGCCGAGGACTACAGTGACTTTGGTTCGAACGTGAGCGGCAAGCTGGCGGCGCGCTACAATATTCTGCCTGATTTTGCGGTGCGCGGCGCTCTTAGCAATGGTTTCCGAGCTCCCTCTCTGCAGCAGCGCTACTTCACCAATACCAGCACGCAGTTTGTGCAGGGGGCGCCCAACCAAGTGCTCACCGTCAGCAACGACGACCAAATCGTGCGCAATGGCTTCACGTCGGGCGGCACCGGCCAGCAGGGCTTTGGAGTGGCCGCTCTAAAACAGGAGAAGTCTACGAACTACAGCCTGGGCCTCACGGCACGCATCCTGAAATCGGGCACGGTGACGGTGGACGCCTACCAGATCGATATCAAGGACCGAATTGTGCTTTCGTCGCAGTTTAGCCGCGCCAATGCAACCGTGAATCAGATTCTGGGCACGTTGCCGGTAAGTCAGGTACAGTTCTTTGCGAATGCCGTGAACACCCGCACCCGCGGTATTGATATCGTGGCTAACCAGCGCATGCTACTTGGTCCCGGCAACCTCAGCCTGACAGTGGCTGCCAACTTCAACGAAACGGAGGTGCGCAAAGTGAACAGCTCGCCCACCATCGATGCCGACCAGACTGGCCTACAGAACACCCTGTTTGATAGGCAGCAGCGTGGCCGCCTCGAAACAGCGCAGCCCCGCAGCAAAATCAACCTGACGGCTGGTTACTCATTGGGTATTTTCAGCGTGGAAGCGCGCACGGTGCGTTTCGGGGCGGTGCAGTACAAGGATGCCCGCCTGGGTAGCCCGGCCGGCAACCCCAACTTCCTATACTCCTCCATCGACCAGACCTTCTCGGCCAAATGGATAACGGACCTTACGCTCAGCGCCCAGGTAAGCAAGCAAATCGGCCTGACGATAGGCGCCAACAACATCTTCAACGTGTATCCGGATAAGTTCAAGGTCGATCCGAGGAACAGCGCCACCAACTTCTCCGTCGACCCCTTGCTCAACTACAACTCCAGCCTCGACAACACCAACCGCGGCCGGACAATCTACAATCCCAACCAGTTTGGCTACAATGGCGGCTTCTACTTCGCCCGCCTCATCGTGAACCTGCCCACGTCAAACTAG
- a CDS encoding TonB-dependent receptor, giving the protein MKNLFSAQLGLVTALSLTSFVAVAQNVTVTGRVMNTAGQAQPGVTVLERGTTNGTSTDADGRFSLSVSPTATLTVSAIGSTTQQIPVNGRTNLDVRLADNETTLNEVVVTGSRATEGRSNILTTSPVDVISAREIKAYAQTDVTQILTYIAPSFQSTRQTVTDGTDFVDPATLRGLGPDQVLVLVNGKRRHTSALVNINGTPGRGSVGTDMNVIPPAAIKRIEVLREGAAAQYGSDAIAGVINIQLKDDTTGVNASSTVGQTVEGDGELFQADANAGFGLGGRGFVDVSGQFSNRSYFDRSGRDTAPLIYKGTSGGNYPGGLSNDQKLALKAQDDALIAQNGFNRRDIRVGASDTRTYGGFLNAAYTLAPASGLEAYVAGGITRRTGRGGALYRLPTQTTQIDLSIYPNGFLPFINSTVDDQSVITGLRGKVLGFQADLSNTFGRNSLRYDITNTLNASLPLGTSPTEFYAGTLVFQQNTVNLGFSRKFTSVPVLSTLNVAFGGEYRVDNFQIKAGELGSYANGINEQGRVITPASGNTAATFASAGSQGFAGYRPSDATDRSRNNVAGYVDLESDITEKLLVSTAVRAERYSDFGNNVSGKLAARYSILPDLAIRGNIGNGFRAPSLQQRYFTNSSTQFTSGELREVLTTNNDNPLTRAFGIGSLKQEKSKNYSLGLTARVLRSITLTVDAYQIDIDDRIVLSSQYNRDNATVNQILGTLPVQGIQFFANAVNTRTRGLDIVANERLNLGADSRLTLTAAANFNETTVRGFNSSDIIDNNPTLQNTLFDRAQRARLTNGQPRSKINLSADYGYKIFSANLRTVRFGEVQTKDSNPNRAFIDQTFSAKWVTDLVLSAQVIKNLGVSIGVNNLFNVYPDRLYQDPNNNEQSLAYSTLDATNRGRFQYSSNQFGFTGSFYFARLNFTL; this is encoded by the coding sequence ATGAAAAACTTGTTCTCCGCCCAATTAGGGCTGGTTACAGCCTTGTCGCTGACCAGCTTTGTGGCAGTAGCCCAAAACGTGACCGTAACGGGTCGCGTTATGAATACCGCTGGCCAGGCTCAGCCCGGCGTAACGGTGCTGGAGCGTGGCACCACCAACGGCACCAGCACCGATGCGGATGGCCGCTTCAGCCTAAGCGTTTCGCCGACGGCTACGCTCACGGTATCGGCTATTGGCTCCACCACGCAGCAAATTCCGGTGAACGGCCGCACCAACCTGGATGTACGCCTGGCTGATAATGAAACGACGCTGAATGAGGTGGTTGTAACCGGCTCACGCGCCACGGAAGGCCGCTCCAATATCCTGACCACCTCGCCCGTCGATGTTATTTCGGCCCGCGAAATCAAGGCCTACGCCCAAACCGATGTCACGCAGATTCTGACGTACATCGCGCCTTCCTTCCAGAGCACGCGCCAAACCGTAACGGACGGCACCGACTTCGTGGACCCGGCAACGCTAAGAGGCCTAGGTCCCGATCAAGTGCTGGTGCTGGTGAACGGCAAGCGCCGCCATACTTCAGCCCTGGTGAACATCAACGGCACCCCCGGCCGGGGCTCGGTGGGTACCGATATGAACGTGATTCCGCCGGCGGCCATCAAGCGTATTGAAGTGCTGCGCGAAGGCGCAGCGGCCCAATACGGCTCCGATGCCATTGCGGGCGTTATCAATATTCAACTGAAGGATGACACGACGGGCGTAAACGCCAGCAGCACCGTAGGCCAGACGGTAGAAGGCGACGGCGAGCTATTTCAGGCCGATGCCAATGCCGGTTTCGGGCTAGGCGGCCGCGGTTTTGTGGATGTGAGCGGGCAGTTTAGCAACCGCAGCTACTTCGACCGCAGCGGCCGCGACACGGCCCCGCTCATCTACAAAGGCACCAGCGGTGGCAACTACCCCGGTGGCCTTTCCAACGACCAGAAGCTCGCCCTCAAAGCCCAGGACGACGCGCTGATTGCGCAAAACGGCTTCAACCGCCGCGATATTCGGGTGGGTGCTTCTGATACGCGCACCTACGGCGGCTTCCTGAACGCGGCCTACACCCTGGCCCCCGCGAGTGGCCTAGAAGCCTACGTGGCCGGCGGCATCACGCGGCGCACCGGCCGGGGTGGGGCCCTCTACCGGCTGCCCACCCAAACCACCCAAATCGACCTGAGCATCTACCCGAATGGCTTCTTGCCCTTCATCAATAGCACCGTCGATGACCAGTCAGTTATTACTGGCCTACGCGGCAAGGTGCTGGGTTTTCAGGCTGATCTGAGCAACACCTTCGGCCGCAACAGCCTGCGCTACGACATCACCAACACGCTCAACGCCTCGCTGCCGCTGGGCACCAGCCCCACGGAGTTTTACGCCGGCACGCTCGTGTTTCAGCAGAACACCGTGAACTTGGGCTTCTCGCGCAAATTCACCAGCGTGCCTGTTCTAAGCACCCTGAACGTAGCCTTTGGCGGCGAGTATCGGGTAGATAATTTCCAGATCAAGGCCGGAGAGTTGGGCTCATATGCCAACGGCATCAATGAGCAGGGCCGCGTGATTACGCCCGCCAGCGGCAACACGGCCGCTACCTTCGCGTCGGCAGGCTCGCAGGGCTTTGCAGGCTACCGGCCTTCCGATGCCACGGACCGCTCCCGCAACAACGTGGCCGGGTACGTTGATCTGGAAAGCGACATCACCGAAAAGCTGCTGGTGAGCACGGCCGTCCGCGCCGAGCGCTACAGCGACTTTGGCAACAACGTAAGCGGCAAGCTGGCGGCGCGCTACAGCATTTTGCCCGATCTGGCCATCCGGGGCAATATTGGCAATGGCTTCCGGGCGCCCTCGTTGCAGCAGCGCTACTTCACCAACTCCAGCACCCAGTTTACCAGTGGAGAGCTGCGCGAAGTGCTGACCACCAACAACGACAACCCGCTCACGCGCGCCTTCGGTATTGGCTCCCTGAAGCAGGAGAAGTCGAAGAACTACAGCCTGGGCCTCACGGCGCGGGTGCTCCGCAGCATTACGCTCACGGTGGATGCCTACCAGATTGATATCGACGACCGGATTGTGCTCAGCAGCCAGTACAACCGCGACAACGCTACGGTAAACCAGATTCTGGGCACGTTGCCAGTGCAGGGCATTCAGTTCTTCGCCAACGCCGTGAATACCCGCACCCGCGGCCTCGATATTGTGGCCAATGAGCGCTTGAACCTGGGTGCTGATAGTCGCCTGACCCTGACAGCGGCGGCCAACTTCAACGAAACTACGGTGCGCGGCTTCAACAGCTCCGATATCATCGACAACAATCCTACGCTGCAAAACACACTGTTTGACCGTGCTCAGCGCGCCCGCCTCACGAATGGCCAGCCCCGCAGCAAAATCAACCTGAGTGCCGACTACGGCTACAAGATTTTCAGTGCCAATCTGCGGACGGTGCGCTTCGGGGAGGTGCAAACCAAGGACAGTAACCCCAACCGCGCCTTCATTGACCAGACCTTCTCAGCCAAATGGGTGACGGACCTCGTGCTCAGCGCCCAGGTAATCAAGAATCTGGGCGTAAGCATTGGCGTGAACAACCTGTTCAACGTGTACCCCGACCGCCTCTACCAGGACCCCAACAACAACGAGCAGAGCCTGGCCTATAGCACCCTCGATGCCACTAACCGCGGCCGTTTCCAATACAGCTCCAACCAGTTCGGCTTCACTGGCTCCTTCTATTTTGCCCGCTTGAATTTCACGCTCTAG
- a CDS encoding MBL fold metallo-hydrolase, whose product MKTPSRFDGKKYLNTVPTSMSGDYGLMLRRWLTGKEEREPRRPLGPFRADAAALQEPVPAEALRVTWFGHSSTLIELDGLRFLTDPVWRLRASPVALGPKRFFAPPLPLAELPKLDGVILSHDHYDHLDKDAIRELARTGVPFFCPLGVGGHLRRWGVATAQITELDWWQEVPVGHSHRLAATPARHFTGRGLTRDNMLWASWCILGPKHRAFFGGDSGPYETGFREIGEAYGPFDVVMLEIGAYDDQWADIHMGPSHALAAHKALGGGALLPLHWATFNLAFHSWHEPADRLVAEADPGTTLLLPAPGQRVNVADGVLPGRWWEAYRGVATSAPAAGVFAAR is encoded by the coding sequence ATGAAAACTCCTTCCCGCTTCGACGGCAAAAAATACCTGAACACTGTTCCCACCAGCATGTCGGGAGACTATGGGCTGATGCTGCGCCGTTGGCTGACGGGCAAAGAAGAGCGCGAGCCCCGTAGGCCACTAGGCCCCTTCCGGGCTGATGCGGCCGCGTTGCAAGAGCCCGTGCCAGCTGAGGCGTTGCGCGTTACGTGGTTCGGCCATTCTTCCACGCTCATCGAACTAGATGGCCTGCGCTTCCTTACAGACCCCGTGTGGCGCCTGCGTGCCTCGCCGGTAGCGCTGGGCCCGAAGCGGTTCTTCGCGCCGCCTTTACCCTTGGCAGAATTACCGAAGCTCGATGGCGTCATCCTTTCTCACGACCACTACGACCACCTCGATAAAGACGCCATTCGAGAACTGGCCCGCACGGGCGTGCCGTTTTTTTGCCCCTTGGGCGTGGGCGGGCACCTGCGCCGCTGGGGCGTGGCAACTGCGCAAATTACGGAACTCGACTGGTGGCAGGAAGTGCCTGTAGGCCACTCGCACCGGCTGGCGGCCACGCCGGCCCGCCACTTCACCGGCCGCGGCCTCACCCGCGACAACATGCTCTGGGCCTCCTGGTGCATCCTCGGGCCCAAGCACCGCGCCTTCTTCGGCGGCGACTCTGGTCCCTATGAAACCGGCTTCCGTGAGATAGGAGAGGCCTACGGACCCTTTGATGTGGTGATGCTGGAAATAGGGGCCTACGACGACCAATGGGCCGATATTCATATGGGCCCTAGCCATGCCCTGGCCGCGCACAAAGCCCTCGGCGGCGGAGCATTGCTGCCCCTGCACTGGGCCACCTTCAACCTAGCTTTCCACAGCTGGCACGAGCCCGCCGACCGCTTGGTGGCCGAGGCAGACCCTGGCACAACACTGCTGCTGCCAGCCCCCGGGCAACGGGTGAATGTGGCCGATGGCGTGCTGCCGGGAAGGTGGTGGGAGGCCTACCGTGGAGTAGCAACAAGTGCTCCTGCGGCAGGGGTATTCGCAGCTCGGTGA
- a CDS encoding SGNH/GDSL hydrolase family protein has translation MRILLFLSLLLSFGCAQPSDDPTPKSSPTTPAPAPTPAAATVSILSLGDSYTIGQSISEADRWSVQLARLGQQDGLQKPDIIAQTGWTTAELQQAIKTSNNQKTYELVSLMIGVNNQFRGQPLIVYRTEFRELLQTSVRYAGNRPGRVFVLSIPDWGQSPYGVSFSRTQISSEIDQFNAVAKQECTQAGVAYIDITDLTRAAANDGTQFAPDGLHYSGKHMQQWAERVLPVVRLLLK, from the coding sequence ATGCGGATTCTCCTTTTTCTTTCCCTGCTGCTGAGCTTTGGCTGCGCGCAGCCTTCTGATGATCCGACTCCGAAAAGTAGCCCGACTACGCCGGCTCCCGCGCCAACCCCTGCGGCTGCCACCGTCAGTATTTTATCCCTCGGCGACTCCTATACCATTGGGCAAAGTATAAGCGAGGCCGACCGCTGGAGCGTGCAGCTGGCTCGCCTGGGCCAGCAAGATGGCTTGCAGAAGCCCGATATCATTGCCCAAACCGGCTGGACTACGGCCGAGCTGCAGCAGGCCATCAAAACCAGCAACAACCAGAAAACCTACGAGCTGGTGTCGCTGATGATTGGCGTGAACAACCAATTCCGGGGACAGCCTCTCATAGTGTACCGCACGGAGTTTCGGGAGTTGCTGCAGACTTCTGTCCGGTACGCTGGCAACCGGCCGGGGCGCGTGTTCGTGCTGTCTATTCCCGATTGGGGTCAGTCGCCGTACGGCGTAAGCTTTAGCCGCACCCAGATTTCCAGCGAGATAGATCAGTTCAATGCCGTTGCCAAACAGGAATGCACGCAGGCGGGAGTGGCCTACATCGATATCACGGACCTCACGCGGGCCGCGGCCAACGATGGCACCCAGTTTGCCCCCGACGGTCTGCATTATTCCGGCAAGCACATGCAGCAGTGGGCCGAGCGAGTTTTGCCCGTTGTGCGACTGCTGCTAAAGTAA
- a CDS encoding cystathionine gamma-synthase yields MKFGTKAIHAGVHPDPTTGAIMTPIYQTSTYVQRSPGDHKGFEYSRTHNPTRSQLQDALAALDNGKHGLAFATGMAAIDCIVKLLQPGDEVISTNDLYGGSYRLFTKVYAAYGIKFHFVPMHDMSAVEAAVTERTKLIWVETPTNPLLNVIDIAAASAVAKKAGALLVVDNTFATPYLQTPLELGADMVMYSLTKYMAGHSDTVMGAVIVNDDELHQRLSFYQNACGGTPGPQDCFLVLRGLKTLHVRMQRHCENGRAVAEFLKNHPKVGKVYWPGFSDHPNHDIAAKQMRGFGGMISFVLEGDRKEDAIAVLEKFELFSLAESLGGVESLSGHPATMTHASIPAEERRKAGLSDSLIRLSVGIEDVEDLIEDLKQAIG; encoded by the coding sequence ATGAAATTCGGAACCAAAGCAATTCATGCCGGTGTGCATCCTGACCCTACTACCGGGGCCATCATGACGCCTATTTACCAGACTTCAACCTATGTGCAACGCTCGCCCGGCGACCACAAAGGCTTTGAATATTCCCGCACCCATAACCCCACTCGCTCGCAACTGCAGGACGCGCTGGCAGCCCTCGACAATGGCAAGCACGGCTTGGCCTTCGCCACGGGCATGGCGGCTATTGATTGCATTGTGAAGCTGCTGCAGCCCGGCGACGAGGTGATTTCGACCAACGACCTGTACGGCGGCTCGTATCGCCTCTTCACGAAAGTGTACGCGGCCTACGGCATCAAATTTCACTTTGTGCCGATGCACGATATGTCGGCCGTAGAAGCTGCCGTGACGGAGCGCACCAAGCTGATCTGGGTAGAAACGCCTACCAATCCGCTGCTGAACGTGATTGACATTGCCGCCGCCTCGGCCGTGGCCAAGAAAGCCGGCGCCCTGCTGGTTGTCGATAACACCTTCGCGACGCCTTACCTCCAAACCCCGCTGGAGCTGGGCGCCGATATGGTGATGTACTCGCTCACCAAATACATGGCCGGCCACTCCGATACCGTGATGGGCGCCGTGATTGTGAACGATGACGAGCTGCACCAGCGCCTGAGTTTCTACCAGAACGCCTGCGGTGGCACGCCCGGCCCCCAGGACTGCTTCCTGGTGCTGCGCGGCCTCAAAACCCTGCACGTACGCATGCAGCGCCACTGCGAAAACGGCCGCGCCGTAGCTGAGTTCCTGAAAAACCACCCGAAAGTGGGCAAAGTGTACTGGCCTGGCTTCTCCGATCATCCGAACCACGACATTGCGGCCAAGCAGATGCGGGGCTTCGGCGGCATGATTTCCTTTGTGCTGGAAGGCGACCGGAAAGAGGATGCCATTGCGGTGCTGGAAAAATTTGAGCTGTTCTCGCTGGCCGAAAGCCTCGGCGGCGTAGAAAGCCTCTCGGGCCACCCCGCCACCATGACGCACGCCAGCATTCCGGCCGAAGAACGCCGCAAAGCCGGCCTCTCCGATTCGCTGATTCGCCTAAGCGTGGGCATTGAGGATGTGGAGGATTTGATCGAAGACCTGAAGCAGGCTATTGGCTAG